One genomic segment of Pseudomonas chlororaphis subsp. aurantiaca includes these proteins:
- a CDS encoding fatty acid desaturase family protein: MRTLDTSTAPPCCPAGSGQEQRLPGAIPWPTDGMNREQLARYGKELIRQTLPFTVENRRLSWWHFYSTLLVIGLFGAAVAMPLWWPLRLACSVLLGLSLVRMFVLYHDYMHGAILKDSRFAEVFFKTFGLLLMAPPMLWKQSHDYHHGHSCQYVGAEKNRLPLLSTHTDLGTFPLLSTEEYARAGRLKRLRYRVARHPLMILLASFSIFIFSICLVSLITQPRHRLWSLLALALNLASAIALALLAPDILLYGVLVPSLSGSALGAYMFYCQHNFPGVRYPERADWDYAATAVFSSSYMRTGPLMAWFTANIGYHHVHHANSSIPFYRLPQAMAAIPALQSPITTSLHPRDIYRCLRLKLWDPAHQRMISFAEFHQQAQR, translated from the coding sequence ATGCGCACGCTGGACACCTCGACCGCCCCGCCTTGTTGCCCCGCTGGTTCAGGCCAGGAGCAGCGCCTGCCGGGGGCCATTCCCTGGCCCACCGATGGCATGAACCGCGAGCAACTGGCGCGTTATGGCAAGGAGCTGATTCGCCAGACCCTGCCCTTCACCGTGGAAAACCGCCGCCTGAGCTGGTGGCATTTCTACTCGACGCTGCTGGTGATCGGGCTGTTCGGCGCGGCCGTGGCCATGCCGTTGTGGTGGCCGCTGCGCCTGGCGTGCAGCGTGCTGCTGGGCTTGTCCCTGGTGCGCATGTTCGTGCTGTACCACGACTATATGCACGGCGCGATCCTCAAGGACTCGCGTTTTGCCGAGGTGTTTTTCAAGACCTTCGGCTTGCTGCTGATGGCCCCGCCGATGCTGTGGAAGCAGTCCCACGATTACCACCACGGCCACAGCTGCCAGTACGTGGGCGCGGAAAAGAACCGCCTGCCGCTGCTGTCCACCCACACTGACCTGGGCACCTTTCCCCTGCTGTCCACCGAGGAATATGCGCGCGCCGGGCGCCTCAAGCGCTTGCGTTATCGCGTCGCCCGGCACCCGCTGATGATCCTGCTGGCGTCATTCAGCATCTTCATTTTCAGCATCTGCCTGGTGTCGCTGATCACCCAGCCGCGGCATCGGCTCTGGTCGCTGCTGGCCCTGGCGCTGAACCTGGCGAGCGCCATCGCCCTGGCGCTGCTGGCGCCGGACATCCTGCTGTACGGGGTGCTGGTCCCCAGCCTGTCCGGCTCGGCGCTGGGCGCCTATATGTTCTACTGCCAGCACAACTTCCCCGGCGTGCGTTACCCCGAGCGCGCCGACTGGGACTACGCGGCCACCGCGGTGTTCTCCTCCAGCTACATGCGCACCGGCCCGCTGATGGCCTGGTTCACCGCCAATATCGGCTACCACCATGTGCATCACGCCAACTCGAGCATCCCCTTCTACCGCTTGCCGCAAGCCATGGCGGCGATCCCGGCGTTGCAATCACCCATTACCACCTCGCTGCACCCGCGGGATATCTACCGCTGCCTGCGGCTCAAGCTGTGGGACCCGGCGCACCAGCGCATGATCTCCTTCGCCGAGTTTCACCAGCAGGCGCAACGCTGA
- the cyoE gene encoding heme o synthase: MSLKHFIQITKPGIIFGNVLSVAGGFFLASKGHVDLAIFLAAMIGTSLVVASGCVFNNCIDRDIDLKMERTKNRVLVQGLISLKVALVYATLLGVAGVALLYKVANPLAALFAVIGFVIYVGFYSLYLKRKSVHGTLVGSLSGAMPPVIGYVAVSNSFDMAALTLLVMFSLWQMPHSYAIAIFRFNDYLAASIPVLPVKRGILVAKKHILLYILAFLVATLMLTFSGYAGMSYLAVAAAMGMYWLYMAWTGYKAVDDTVWARKLFVFSIFTITALSVMMSLDFKVPSELLLTYAP, encoded by the coding sequence ATGTCGCTGAAGCACTTTATCCAAATCACCAAACCGGGGATCATTTTCGGTAACGTGCTTTCTGTGGCGGGCGGCTTCTTCCTGGCCTCCAAGGGACATGTCGATCTGGCCATCTTCCTGGCCGCGATGATCGGCACGTCCCTGGTGGTGGCTTCCGGTTGCGTGTTCAACAACTGCATCGACCGTGACATCGACCTGAAGATGGAGCGCACCAAGAACCGTGTGCTGGTTCAGGGCCTGATCTCCCTGAAAGTGGCACTGGTCTACGCGACCCTCCTGGGTGTCGCCGGCGTTGCGTTGTTGTACAAGGTGGCCAATCCGCTGGCGGCGCTGTTCGCCGTGATCGGCTTTGTCATCTACGTCGGCTTCTACAGCCTGTACCTCAAGCGCAAGTCGGTGCACGGCACGCTGGTGGGCAGCCTGTCCGGGGCGATGCCGCCGGTGATCGGCTACGTGGCCGTGAGCAACAGCTTCGACATGGCTGCGCTGACCCTGCTGGTGATGTTCAGCCTGTGGCAGATGCCACATTCCTACGCCATCGCGATCTTCCGCTTCAACGATTACCTGGCCGCATCGATTCCGGTGCTGCCAGTGAAGCGCGGCATCCTGGTGGCCAAGAAGCACATCCTGCTCTACATCCTGGCGTTCCTGGTGGCGACCCTGATGCTGACCTTCAGCGGGTATGCCGGCATGAGCTACCTGGCCGTCGCGGCCGCGATGGGCATGTACTGGCTGTACATGGCCTGGACCGGCTACAAGGCGGTGGACGACACCGTCTGGGCCCGCAAGCTGTTCGTGTTCTCGATCTTCACCATCACCGCGCTGAGCGTGATGATGTCCCTGGATTTCAAGGTACCGAGCGAGCTGCTGCTGACCTACGCGCCATAA
- a CDS encoding cytochrome o ubiquinol oxidase subunit III, with protein sequence MSNLVTNAGHTHVDDHGHDDHHHDSGEMTVYGFWLYLMTDCILFASIFAVYAVLVNNVAGGPSGHDIFELPYVLGETALLLFSSITYGFAMLAFFRGNKKQVLGWLALTFLFGLGFIGMEINEFHLLISEGYGPSRSGFLSGFFTLVGTHGLHVTAGLIWMAIMMYQVNKHGLTATNKTRLSCLSLFWHFLDVVWICVFTVVYLMGTM encoded by the coding sequence ATGTCGAACTTAGTGACCAATGCTGGACACACCCATGTCGATGACCATGGGCACGATGACCATCACCACGACTCGGGCGAGATGACCGTATACGGTTTCTGGCTCTACCTGATGACCGACTGCATTCTGTTTGCGTCGATCTTCGCGGTGTACGCGGTACTGGTAAACAACGTAGCGGGTGGCCCGTCGGGCCACGACATCTTCGAACTGCCTTACGTGCTCGGCGAAACCGCCTTGCTGCTGTTCAGTTCGATCACCTACGGCTTCGCCATGCTGGCGTTCTTCCGGGGTAACAAGAAGCAGGTCCTGGGCTGGCTGGCCCTGACCTTCCTGTTCGGCCTGGGCTTCATCGGCATGGAGATCAACGAGTTCCACCTGCTGATCTCCGAAGGCTACGGCCCTAGCCGCAGCGGCTTCCTGTCCGGGTTCTTCACCCTGGTCGGCACCCACGGTCTGCACGTGACCGCTGGCCTGATCTGGATGGCGATCATGATGTATCAGGTCAACAAGCACGGCCTGACCGCAACCAACAAGACCCGCCTGAGCTGCCTGAGCCTGTTCTGGCACTTCCTGGACGTGGTCTGGATCTGCGTCTTCACCGTTGTTTACCTGATGGGGACTATGTAA
- the cyoA gene encoding ubiquinol oxidase subunit II yields the protein MSKNRYPRLLGFLPLLGMMLMLGGCKWTLLDPKGQVGLDERNLIITATLLMLLVVIPVIVMTFAFAWKYRASNTNATYAPKWSHSTKIEIAVWLVPILIIIALGYVTYKSTHALDPYRPLESDVKPINIEVVALDWKWLFIYPDQGIATVNQIRFPEHTPLNFKITSDAVMNSFFIPALGGQIYAMAGMQTKLHLIANQKAEMEGISANYSGAGFTGMKFKAISTSQEDFDAWVAEVKAAPKQLDQAEYEALAKPSQNNPVALYSSYTPDLFQKIVDKYEGMKPGKPVKHEKKEVAAVEGTDMSSHSAAGAEE from the coding sequence ATGAGTAAAAACAGGTACCCCCGATTACTAGGCTTTTTGCCGCTGCTTGGCATGATGTTAATGCTGGGAGGCTGCAAGTGGACCTTGCTCGACCCGAAAGGACAGGTCGGTCTGGATGAGCGAAACCTGATCATCACCGCTACCCTGCTGATGCTGCTGGTCGTGATTCCGGTGATCGTGATGACCTTCGCGTTCGCCTGGAAATACCGCGCGTCCAACACCAACGCGACCTACGCGCCCAAGTGGTCGCACTCCACCAAGATCGAAATCGCGGTGTGGCTGGTCCCGATCCTCATCATCATTGCCCTGGGTTATGTGACCTACAAGTCCACCCACGCGCTGGACCCGTATCGTCCGCTGGAATCCGACGTCAAGCCGATCAACATCGAAGTGGTCGCGCTGGACTGGAAGTGGCTGTTCATCTACCCGGACCAGGGTATCGCCACTGTTAACCAAATCCGGTTCCCGGAGCACACTCCGCTGAACTTCAAGATCACCTCCGACGCCGTGATGAACTCGTTCTTCATCCCTGCTCTGGGCGGCCAGATCTACGCGATGGCAGGCATGCAGACCAAGCTGCACCTGATCGCCAACCAGAAAGCTGAAATGGAAGGCATCTCCGCTAACTACAGTGGCGCTGGCTTCACCGGCATGAAATTCAAAGCGATCTCGACGAGCCAGGAAGATTTCGACGCCTGGGTAGCCGAAGTCAAGGCCGCACCTAAACAGCTTGATCAAGCTGAATACGAAGCCCTTGCCAAGCCAAGCCAGAACAACCCTGTCGCGCTGTACTCCTCGTACACGCCGGACCTGTTTCAGAAAATCGTCGACAAGTATGAAGGCATGAAACCAGGCAAGCCGGTCAAGCACGAGAAGAAAGAAGTGGCCGCTGTGGAAGGGACTGATATGAGCTCGCATTCAGCTGCTGGGGCAGAGGAGTAA
- the glyA gene encoding serine hydroxymethyltransferase, with amino-acid sequence MAAYTEPLRDQADLLRRGLADLRAEDAELAGILDAEVTRQHRTLSLVSSSCAANPRILAASASALVNVTAEGTPGKRHHVGCENVDLVESLAIRRARELFGAQYASVQSHSASNANYQVLAALLEPGDTILGMALDHGGHLTHGSPVAFTGAHYKAIRYGTTSQGVIDYAEVRQLALAHRPRIIICGATAYSRVVDFQRFRAIADEAGAILLADISYIAGLVATGRHPSPIDVAHVTTACTHKQLAGPRGGLILSGRDADTKVPGLRASFSRVLEQAVFPRMQGAPAVNMIAAKAAALGYAMSPEFDAYMGRIRSTADAMASAFMAQGYEVVGGGTENHTVLLRLHGGISGSIAASALERCGIIVSKNRALGETRSSFVANGLCIGTGSIAQRYIDPQGCREVVDLVCRILDKVTPLSEQKYSLEPELQEQFRLQTEALCAMYPIADYRGN; translated from the coding sequence ATGGCAGCTTATACAGAACCACTGAGGGACCAGGCCGACCTGTTACGACGTGGTTTGGCGGATCTGCGCGCAGAAGACGCCGAACTGGCCGGGATCCTGGACGCTGAAGTCACGCGTCAACACCGCACACTGTCCCTGGTTTCATCCTCCTGCGCGGCCAACCCTCGCATCCTGGCAGCGTCTGCCTCGGCACTGGTCAACGTCACAGCCGAGGGCACTCCAGGCAAGCGTCATCATGTTGGCTGCGAGAACGTCGACCTGGTCGAATCCCTGGCGATTCGCCGGGCGCGGGAGCTGTTCGGGGCGCAATATGCCAGCGTCCAGTCACACTCCGCCTCGAACGCCAACTACCAAGTGCTGGCCGCCCTGCTCGAGCCGGGGGACACCATTCTCGGAATGGCCCTCGATCATGGCGGGCACCTGACCCACGGCAGCCCTGTCGCATTCACGGGCGCCCACTACAAGGCGATCCGCTACGGCACCACCTCGCAGGGCGTGATCGATTACGCAGAGGTACGCCAACTGGCGCTCGCCCATCGTCCGCGGATCATCATCTGCGGTGCGACTGCCTATTCCCGGGTCGTGGACTTCCAACGCTTTCGCGCTATTGCCGATGAGGCCGGGGCCATCCTGCTGGCGGATATCTCCTATATCGCCGGGCTGGTCGCAACGGGGCGGCATCCGAGCCCGATCGACGTGGCACATGTCACCACCGCTTGTACCCACAAGCAACTCGCGGGGCCTCGTGGTGGCCTCATCCTTTCCGGCCGGGACGCCGACACCAAGGTTCCCGGCCTGAGGGCGAGCTTCAGTCGTGTCCTTGAGCAAGCGGTATTCCCCAGGATGCAAGGCGCGCCGGCGGTCAACATGATCGCGGCCAAGGCCGCTGCGCTGGGTTATGCGATGTCCCCCGAGTTCGATGCCTACATGGGGCGGATTCGCAGCACGGCCGATGCAATGGCCAGCGCATTCATGGCGCAGGGCTACGAGGTCGTGGGCGGGGGGACGGAGAACCACACGGTTCTGCTCAGGCTGCATGGGGGCATCAGCGGTTCGATTGCCGCCTCGGCACTGGAGCGATGCGGCATCATCGTGAGTAAAAACCGCGCACTGGGGGAAACCCGATCCTCATTCGTCGCCAATGGCTTGTGTATCGGCACCGGTTCCATCGCCCAACGCTACATCGATCCTCAGGGGTGCCGTGAAGTGGTCGATCTGGTGTGCCGGATACTGGACAAGGTCACGCCCCTCAGCGAGCAGAAGTACAGCCTGGAGCCTGAGTTGCAGGAGCAGTTCCGTCTCCAGACCGAGGCGTTGTGCGCGATGTACCCCATCGCCGATTACCGGGGCAACTGA
- a CDS encoding ester cyclase — protein sequence MQLSAIPRITLAASLLASPLVFAEPALLQAQTLVVDQNLPKAQREAMELAARRYGSFWNSGDESLAKAALAENFVDMTPPAGRVQGPTGPLLASRFFRTAVPDLSAEIEQMIVAGDRVVLHLHFRGHFSGTFNALKGHGQRVDFRATDIYQIANGRITANWHIEDNLSLMQQLQALPSG from the coding sequence ATGCAACTCTCAGCCATTCCCCGCATCACCCTGGCCGCATCCTTGCTCGCCAGTCCCCTGGTTTTCGCCGAGCCGGCCTTGCTCCAGGCGCAGACCCTGGTCGTCGATCAGAACCTGCCCAAGGCCCAGCGCGAGGCCATGGAACTGGCCGCGCGGCGCTACGGCAGTTTCTGGAACAGCGGCGATGAAAGCCTGGCCAAGGCCGCGCTGGCGGAGAACTTCGTCGATATGACGCCGCCTGCAGGGCGGGTCCAGGGCCCGACCGGGCCGCTGCTGGCGTCGCGGTTCTTTCGCACGGCGGTGCCGGACCTGAGTGCGGAAATCGAGCAGATGATCGTGGCCGGGGATCGGGTGGTGCTGCACCTGCATTTTCGCGGGCACTTCAGCGGGACCTTCAATGCACTCAAAGGTCATGGTCAGCGTGTAGACTTCCGGGCAACCGACATTTATCAGATCGCCAATGGCCGGATCACCGCCAATTGGCATATCGAAGACAACCTCAGCCTGATGCAGCAGTTGCAAGCGCTACCATCGGGTTGA
- a CDS encoding disulfide bond formation protein B → MTDDTLRLGRERRFLVLLGGICLALIGGALYMQVVLGEAPCPLCILQRYAFLLIAIFAFIGAAMRSRRSLTVLEALVVISALFGAAVAGHHVYTQAHPAVSCGIDVLQPIVDSLPLATVFPLGFQVDGFCSTPYPPVLGLSLAQWALVAFVLTLVLVPLGIIRNRRKSA, encoded by the coding sequence ATGACTGACGACACACTGCGCTTGGGGCGCGAGCGACGTTTTCTGGTGTTGCTGGGGGGGATCTGCCTGGCGCTGATCGGCGGCGCGCTGTACATGCAGGTGGTGCTGGGCGAGGCGCCTTGCCCGCTGTGCATCCTGCAGCGCTACGCGTTTCTGCTGATCGCGATTTTCGCCTTCATCGGCGCGGCCATGCGCAGCCGTCGCAGTCTCACGGTGCTGGAAGCGTTGGTCGTGATCAGCGCGCTGTTCGGGGCGGCGGTGGCGGGGCATCACGTCTACACCCAGGCCCATCCTGCGGTCAGCTGCGGCATCGATGTGCTGCAGCCGATCGTCGACAGCCTGCCGCTGGCGACCGTCTTCCCGCTGGGGTTCCAGGTCGATGGCTTCTGTTCCACGCCGTACCCGCCGGTGCTGGGCCTGTCCCTGGCGCAGTGGGCGCTGGTGGCCTTTGTGCTGACCCTGGTGCTGGTGCCGCTGGGCATCATTCGTAATCGTCGCAAAAGCGCCTGA
- a CDS encoding queuosine precursor transporter, which yields MAAYEGELENSKYKLLGFENNKNLAVIMIIATGKVIKIKLSEVLNSEIMENLNKMEVKNIYKKFYSQGGALTAYDLNDRHESSWMIYIILNLLLFTFYIFTSIAATKPIYLESLGIIITPGTFLYPLTFLIVDLLNENFGLRLARKAIFFAFASNAMIIILLYGSTFLPGLPGWKLDTPYNDVIIHVSSVLVASSVSFLVSENINSYLLCKIKELTNSRFLFLRIFLSTLFAVIIDSFLFCYIAFYGSMQNSDILNMIYVQIAIKVCFAFLNILPAYGARSLFKRYITDSQTK from the coding sequence ATGGCAGCTTATGAAGGCGAACTCGAGAACAGCAAATATAAACTTCTGGGCTTCGAAAACAACAAGAACCTGGCGGTGATCATGATCATCGCTACAGGCAAAGTCATAAAGATCAAATTAAGCGAAGTGCTTAACAGCGAAATAATGGAAAACCTGAACAAAATGGAAGTTAAAAACATCTACAAGAAGTTCTACTCCCAAGGAGGAGCGCTTACCGCATACGATCTGAACGACCGCCACGAAAGCTCATGGATGATTTATATCATCCTTAATCTGCTGCTCTTTACCTTCTATATCTTCACCAGCATTGCCGCCACCAAGCCCATTTATCTTGAATCACTTGGCATCATTATCACTCCAGGTACCTTCCTTTACCCCCTGACATTCCTGATCGTTGACCTGTTGAACGAAAACTTTGGACTCCGGCTGGCAAGAAAAGCGATCTTCTTTGCCTTTGCCAGCAACGCCATGATTATCATCCTGCTCTATGGCTCGACCTTTCTCCCCGGTCTGCCAGGCTGGAAGCTCGACACCCCGTACAACGACGTGATCATTCATGTGTCATCTGTCCTGGTGGCGTCCTCTGTCTCTTTCCTGGTTTCCGAGAACATAAACTCGTACTTGCTGTGCAAGATAAAAGAGCTGACGAACTCCAGATTCCTGTTCCTGCGGATATTCTTGAGTACTCTGTTCGCGGTCATTATCGACAGCTTCCTGTTTTGCTACATCGCCTTTTATGGCTCGATGCAAAACAGCGACATCCTGAACATGATTTATGTGCAGATCGCGATCAAGGTATGCTTTGCCTTCCTCAACATCTTGCCTGCCTATGGAGCAAGGTCACTGTTCAAAAGATACATAACGGACAGTCAAACAAAATAG
- the cyoB gene encoding cytochrome o ubiquinol oxidase subunit I — translation MFGKLSLDAIPFHEPIVMVTVAMIILGGLALVAGITYFKKWSYLWTEWLTSVDHKKIGVMYIIVAMVMLLRGFADAIMMRTQLAMATEGSPGYLPPEHYDQIFTAHGVIMIIFMAMPFFTGLMNLAVPLQIGARDVAYPFLNSLSFWLLVSGVVLINLSLGVGEFAKTGWVAYPPLSGLQYSPGVGVDYYIWALQLSGLGTTLTGVNFLATVLKMRTPGMKLMDMPIFTWTCTWANVLIVASFPILTATLALLTLDRYMDFHIFTNELGGNPMMYVNLFWAWGHPEVYILILPAFGIFSEVISTFSGKRLFGHHSMIYASGAISVLGFMVWLHHFFTMGSGASVNAFFGLATMLISIPTGVKLFNWLFTIYHGRLRITSQVLWTLGFMVTFAIGGMTGVLLAIPGADFVLHNSLFVIAHFHNVIIGGAVFGYIAGFSFYFPKAFGFKLHEGWGKAAFWFWISGFFVAFMPLYALGFMGMTRRLNATTNPEWVPYLYVAMFGAVMIAIGIACQLIQLYVSVRDRKQNQCVSGDPWNAHTLEWSTSSPPPFYNFAVLPKANGIDPFTEAKEDGTAYQKPARYEPIHMPNNTATGLVMGALLTVFGFAMIWHIWWLAIASLAGTVIYFVIHAARDDQGYMVPVDVIERIEAEQHARLVAEKKIPANRVETSLEQA, via the coding sequence ATGTTTGGTAAATTAAGTCTGGACGCGATACCGTTCCACGAGCCGATTGTCATGGTGACCGTTGCCATGATCATCCTCGGTGGTCTGGCGCTTGTCGCGGGTATCACGTACTTCAAGAAGTGGTCCTACCTGTGGACCGAATGGCTGACTTCGGTCGACCACAAGAAAATCGGCGTGATGTACATCATCGTCGCCATGGTCATGCTCCTGCGCGGTTTTGCCGACGCGATCATGATGCGTACCCAGCTGGCCATGGCCACCGAGGGTTCGCCGGGCTACCTGCCTCCTGAACACTATGACCAGATCTTCACCGCCCACGGTGTGATCATGATCATCTTCATGGCGATGCCATTCTTCACCGGCCTGATGAACCTTGCAGTGCCGCTGCAGATCGGCGCGCGTGACGTTGCCTATCCGTTCCTCAACTCCCTGAGCTTCTGGCTGCTGGTTTCCGGCGTCGTGCTGATCAACCTGTCCCTGGGCGTCGGCGAATTCGCCAAGACCGGCTGGGTTGCGTATCCGCCGCTGTCGGGCCTGCAATACAGTCCGGGCGTGGGTGTCGACTACTACATCTGGGCGCTACAGCTATCAGGGCTAGGGACGACGCTGACGGGGGTCAACTTCCTGGCCACCGTGCTGAAAATGCGCACCCCGGGCATGAAGCTGATGGACATGCCGATCTTCACCTGGACCTGCACCTGGGCCAACGTGCTGATCGTCGCTTCGTTCCCGATCCTGACCGCTACCCTGGCACTGCTGACACTCGACCGTTACATGGATTTCCACATTTTCACCAATGAACTTGGTGGCAATCCAATGATGTACGTGAACCTGTTCTGGGCTTGGGGTCACCCTGAGGTGTACATCCTGATCCTGCCGGCGTTCGGTATCTTCTCCGAAGTCATCTCGACCTTCTCGGGCAAGCGCCTGTTCGGCCACCACTCGATGATCTACGCTTCCGGCGCGATCTCGGTACTGGGCTTCATGGTCTGGCTGCACCACTTCTTCACCATGGGTTCGGGGGCCAGCGTCAACGCCTTCTTCGGCCTGGCGACCATGCTGATTTCCATCCCGACGGGGGTGAAGCTGTTCAACTGGCTGTTCACCATCTACCACGGCCGTCTGCGTATCACCAGCCAGGTCCTGTGGACCCTGGGCTTCATGGTGACCTTCGCCATCGGCGGCATGACCGGCGTACTGCTGGCCATCCCGGGTGCCGACTTCGTCCTGCACAACAGCCTGTTCGTGATCGCGCACTTCCATAACGTGATCATCGGTGGTGCTGTATTCGGCTACATCGCTGGCTTCAGCTTCTACTTCCCGAAAGCGTTCGGCTTCAAGCTGCACGAAGGCTGGGGCAAGGCTGCATTCTGGTTCTGGATCTCGGGCTTCTTCGTCGCGTTCATGCCGCTCTATGCACTGGGCTTCATGGGCATGACCCGTCGTCTGAACGCCACGACCAACCCAGAGTGGGTGCCGTACCTGTACGTCGCCATGTTCGGTGCGGTGATGATCGCCATCGGTATCGCCTGCCAGCTGATCCAGCTGTACGTCAGCGTGCGTGATCGCAAGCAGAACCAGTGTGTTTCCGGCGACCCATGGAATGCCCACACCCTGGAATGGTCGACTTCGTCGCCACCGCCGTTCTACAACTTCGCCGTACTGCCGAAGGCCAATGGCATCGACCCGTTCACCGAAGCCAAGGAAGACGGTACCGCGTACCAGAAGCCTGCTCGCTACGAACCGATCCACATGCCGAACAACACCGCCACCGGCCTGGTGATGGGGGCTCTGTTGACCGTCTTCGGTTTCGCGATGATCTGGCACATCTGGTGGCTGGCGATCGCTAGCCTGGCCGGTACCGTGATCTACTTCGTGATCCACGCGGCTCGCGATGATCAAGGCTACATGGTGCCGGTCGACGTGATCGAACGCATCGAAGCCGAGCAGCACGCTCGCCTGGTAGCCGAGAAGAAGATTCCGGCCAACCGTGTAGAAACCTCGTTGGAACAGGCTTAA
- a CDS encoding helix-turn-helix transcriptional regulator has protein sequence MHRRERTEYLKSNIKYLIKSRGETQLSLCNASGLTRTTIYNILEGKVSNVQQSTIRKISDFFGVSYEEIETVDFEEKEIIDSSISPQGNMNPAAVPILKESLLMVNMDKRIGELAILHPLTYYFGASYNLIAVLLENEIKGLYEAGDLLIIQKGVSTDDKEKLVYDRQTRKLFIINEPCSDSDRVLVVGDIIEERFNGSL, from the coding sequence ATGCACAGAAGAGAAAGAACAGAGTATTTGAAGAGCAATATCAAATACCTGATAAAAAGCCGCGGCGAGACGCAACTGTCTTTATGCAATGCCAGTGGCCTGACCAGGACGACCATATACAACATTCTGGAAGGCAAGGTCAGCAACGTACAGCAATCCACCATTCGCAAAATCTCTGATTTCTTCGGTGTCTCCTACGAAGAAATAGAAACCGTCGATTTTGAAGAGAAGGAAATCATCGACAGCAGTATTTCCCCACAAGGAAACATGAACCCGGCGGCGGTTCCGATCCTCAAGGAAAGCCTGTTGATGGTCAACATGGACAAACGGATTGGCGAACTGGCCATACTTCACCCACTGACCTATTACTTCGGCGCATCCTACAACTTGATAGCGGTGCTGCTCGAAAATGAGATCAAGGGCCTGTACGAGGCCGGCGACCTCTTGATCATTCAAAAGGGAGTGTCGACCGACGACAAGGAAAAACTGGTCTACGACAGACAGACAAGAAAGCTGTTCATCATCAATGAGCCATGCTCCGACTCAGACCGAGTACTTGTGGTGGGTGACATCATCGAGGAGCGATTCAATGGCAGCTTATGA
- the queC gene encoding 7-cyano-7-deazaguanine synthase QueC — protein sequence MKKKAVVVFSGGQDSTTCLIHALPLYDEVHCITFDYGQRHRAEIEVAQQLAKQLGATVHKVLDASLLNELAISSLTRDNIPVPTVNSSGESLPSTFVPGRNILFLTLASIYAYQVKAETVITGVCETDFSGYPDCRDEFVKALNKAVELGMEYRLRLDTPLMWLNKSETWALADHHNQLNLVREHTLTCYNGIVGSGCANCDACNLRARGLNDYLGNKTAVMNSLRSKMNLQ from the coding sequence ATGAAGAAAAAAGCTGTTGTCGTATTTAGTGGCGGGCAGGACTCGACGACCTGTCTGATCCACGCATTGCCGCTCTATGATGAAGTGCACTGTATTACCTTTGATTACGGTCAGCGCCATCGCGCAGAAATAGAAGTGGCGCAGCAGCTCGCGAAGCAGTTGGGAGCGACAGTCCACAAAGTGCTGGATGCTTCGTTGCTCAATGAATTGGCGATCAGCAGTCTCACTCGAGACAATATTCCGGTGCCGACGGTGAACAGTTCAGGTGAAAGCCTGCCTAGCACTTTCGTGCCGGGAAGAAATATTCTGTTTCTGACCCTGGCCTCTATCTATGCCTACCAGGTAAAGGCTGAAACGGTCATTACGGGTGTGTGTGAAACGGACTTCTCTGGTTATCCCGATTGCCGTGACGAGTTTGTAAAAGCCTTGAACAAGGCCGTCGAGTTGGGCATGGAATACCGCCTGCGTCTTGATACGCCACTGATGTGGCTGAACAAGTCGGAGACTTGGGCGCTGGCGGATCATCACAACCAGTTGAACCTGGTTCGCGAGCATACCCTGACGTGCTACAACGGCATTGTTGGCAGCGGTTGTGCCAATTGCGATGCTTGCAACCTTCGTGCGAGAGGGCTGAATGATTATCTGGGGAACAAGACAGCAGTCATGAATAGCTTGAGAAGCAAGATGAATCTGCAATGA
- the cyoD gene encoding cytochrome o ubiquinol oxidase subunit IV: MANAHSHDSHDAGHGSVKSYAIGFILSVILTIIPFGLVMYPTLPKSITLMIVLAFAVIQVLVHLVYFLHLDRSEAQRNNVIAFVFAALVIVLLVGLSLWIMFSIHTFMMAK, encoded by the coding sequence ATGGCTAATGCACACTCCCATGACAGCCATGATGCTGGCCACGGCAGCGTAAAGTCGTACGCCATCGGCTTCATCCTGTCGGTGATCCTGACGATCATCCCGTTCGGCCTGGTGATGTACCCGACCCTGCCGAAATCCATCACCCTGATGATCGTGCTCGCCTTCGCGGTGATCCAGGTCCTGGTTCACCTGGTGTACTTCCTGCACCTGGACCGCTCCGAGGCCCAGCGTAACAACGTGATCGCGTTCGTCTTCGCTGCGCTGGTGATCGTCCTGCTGGTTGGCCTGTCGTTGTGGATCATGTTCAGCATCCACACGTTCATGATGGCGAAGTGA